The Haladaptatus cibarius D43 genome window below encodes:
- a CDS encoding metallopeptidase TldD-related protein, whose product MEQLTQGIETAEWVLSRLDSEEDVAYAEVGCVGRETTDGSVTPEKIRSATDLSQVGVWWRLFAEGSADYRFTTAFEEDHLNNLIERSIRSATVLDQRLPASYDRGTIHQAVHPGWAVGGSLSDFDAEEKLERVKTAFSESVGELALDRATASYRDNRIHGVVLTTTDTTVRTTLERASVTVFFDPTDAPKHQRHFGSTAGASFLDSLSGRFEEFATDVREVVEWGSRAENSDSGAADSMDDDSSTAADSIAIESAAEFGDDTEIVFGPRASAELFHHLSHYLEIDCVYFGSSPFSVGDRIGPDNLTIEDAVCAGSWSGLAYDGEGRPTSPVTLVSDGIVRNQLHDMVSAIEEEATPAGSVVPSIGYERPPRIHSRHLDVAAGDASESSLLDGADLFVQSVEPPRIENEATRTKRASSMPPSVLYAKNIADATPQEFENEATDQRIAFPIRIGNAIADGEREGLKTDGTVVASLADVRSISDMGVERETVTGTCSKHRSMLPYAVTAPAIRFTACVRKE is encoded by the coding sequence ATGGAACAACTGACGCAGGGAATCGAAACCGCCGAGTGGGTGTTGTCACGACTCGACTCCGAGGAGGACGTTGCCTACGCGGAGGTCGGGTGTGTCGGCAGGGAAACCACCGACGGGTCGGTGACGCCGGAAAAAATCCGGTCGGCGACCGACCTCTCACAAGTCGGCGTCTGGTGGCGACTGTTCGCGGAGGGGAGCGCAGACTACCGATTCACGACCGCCTTCGAAGAAGACCATTTGAACAATCTCATCGAGCGGTCGATTCGGTCGGCGACGGTTCTCGACCAACGACTTCCCGCAAGCTACGACCGCGGGACGATTCATCAGGCGGTGCATCCGGGATGGGCCGTCGGCGGGTCGCTCTCCGATTTCGACGCCGAGGAAAAACTCGAACGGGTGAAAACTGCGTTTTCCGAGTCGGTCGGTGAACTGGCACTCGACCGCGCAACTGCGTCCTACCGCGACAACCGCATCCACGGAGTCGTGTTGACGACGACGGACACGACGGTTCGGACGACCCTCGAACGGGCGTCAGTAACCGTCTTTTTCGACCCGACCGACGCGCCGAAACACCAGCGTCATTTCGGAAGCACCGCGGGAGCGTCGTTTTTGGATTCGCTTTCCGGCCGATTCGAGGAATTTGCGACCGACGTTCGGGAGGTTGTCGAGTGGGGGTCGCGCGCGGAGAACAGCGACTCGGGGGCGGCCGATTCGATGGACGACGATAGTTCGACCGCGGCCGATTCGATTGCAATCGAATCGGCCGCGGAGTTCGGCGACGACACCGAAATCGTGTTCGGGCCGCGAGCATCCGCCGAACTGTTCCACCACCTCTCGCACTATCTCGAAATCGACTGTGTCTACTTCGGGTCGAGTCCGTTTTCGGTCGGCGACCGAATTGGCCCGGACAACCTCACAATCGAGGATGCGGTTTGCGCTGGGTCGTGGTCGGGACTGGCCTACGACGGGGAGGGTCGCCCTACGTCGCCGGTCACGCTGGTTTCGGACGGAATCGTGAGAAACCAACTTCACGACATGGTGTCCGCTATCGAGGAAGAAGCGACTCCGGCGGGGTCGGTCGTTCCCAGCATCGGGTACGAACGCCCGCCCCGGATTCACAGCCGCCATCTCGACGTTGCCGCGGGTGACGCGAGTGAGTCGTCCCTTTTGGATGGTGCCGACCTGTTCGTCCAATCGGTCGAACCGCCGCGAATCGAAAACGAGGCGACCAGAACGAAACGCGCGAGTTCCATGCCGCCGAGCGTCCTGTACGCGAAGAACATCGCGGACGCAACGCCACAGGAGTTCGAAAACGAGGCAACAGACCAGCGTATCGCGTTTCCGATTCGAATCGGAAACGCGATAGCAGACGGGGAGAGAGAGGGCTTGAAAACCGATGGAACGGTGGTCGCTTCCCTCGCGGACGTTCGCTCTATTTCCGACATGGGGGTCGAACGCGAGACAGTGACCGGCACCTGTTCTAAGCATCGTTCGATGCTTCCCTACGCGGTTACCGCCCCCGCAATTCGGTTCACGGCATGTGTTCGGAAAGAATGA
- a CDS encoding ABC transporter substrate-binding protein gives MTALAGCSGSDGDGNGNGGGSGSGNELPQYSYLNNPANYNPARHDAINLIGDQLNNLGLNTKVQVFEWGTLYTKITDEFNYSFATWSRGLGIDPGRRMAEQFHSSNTGKGGGNFTGYTNKDLDPTLMKQLQEADEQKRIDMLHEIQATINEDVPMHPIVQMPNIVAFNNQQVSGWTDHLVGYYHMEPMTNVEVNNSANELRGSWAETLGTLSVLGYNNETKLFHQFEMLYDKLVRINSELEPDPELSLATDWERPDDTTVRYKLREGHKWHDGEDLTPEDVKFTLEYIKENEIPLYSTQWEMYDSVSVDGQWITVKFSDPVGPVHKVFSNQIPIVPQHKWESRSNPAQASVNEPVGSGPLQFDYWEKGSELSLTKYEDHWRPVKFDRRIWRIIPESSTVWSLLKQGELNYLPYTRIGKQLNDNQDAGNIGVKSAPGDGWWHFSQNTRKEGLDDKAVRQAAVHALPKQAINQQIMYGFAEEGWNLIGESFGKFSNPDVPKYQEQDGIAAGQQVLEDAGYSIENGRVQAKGSSE, from the coding sequence ATGACTGCTCTTGCTGGTTGTAGTGGTTCCGACGGAGACGGTAATGGCAACGGTGGCGGTTCGGGCAGTGGAAACGAACTCCCGCAGTATTCGTACTTGAACAACCCTGCGAACTATAACCCTGCTCGCCACGACGCGATAAACCTCATCGGTGACCAACTCAACAACCTCGGACTCAACACGAAGGTTCAAGTGTTCGAATGGGGTACCCTGTACACCAAAATCACCGACGAGTTCAACTACTCCTTTGCGACGTGGTCGCGCGGCCTGGGTATCGACCCCGGACGCAGAATGGCGGAACAGTTCCACTCATCGAACACGGGCAAGGGCGGCGGTAATTTCACCGGCTACACTAACAAGGATCTCGACCCGACGCTGATGAAGCAGTTGCAGGAAGCCGACGAGCAGAAGCGAATCGACATGCTCCACGAGATTCAGGCGACCATCAACGAGGACGTTCCGATGCACCCAATCGTTCAGATGCCGAACATCGTGGCGTTCAACAACCAACAGGTCAGTGGGTGGACTGACCACCTCGTCGGCTACTACCACATGGAGCCGATGACCAACGTCGAGGTGAACAACAGCGCGAACGAACTTCGCGGCTCGTGGGCCGAGACGCTCGGAACGTTGAGCGTCCTCGGCTACAACAACGAGACGAAACTCTTCCACCAGTTCGAGATGCTGTACGACAAACTCGTGCGCATCAACTCCGAACTGGAACCCGACCCAGAACTCAGTCTGGCGACGGACTGGGAACGCCCCGACGACACGACTGTTCGGTACAAGCTTCGTGAGGGCCACAAGTGGCACGACGGCGAAGACCTGACGCCGGAGGACGTGAAGTTCACGCTTGAGTACATCAAAGAAAACGAAATCCCGCTCTACTCGACCCAGTGGGAGATGTACGATTCCGTGTCTGTCGATGGACAGTGGATTACGGTGAAGTTTTCCGACCCTGTTGGCCCGGTTCACAAAGTGTTCTCCAACCAGATTCCAATCGTTCCCCAGCACAAGTGGGAGAGCCGAAGCAACCCGGCACAAGCGTCGGTCAACGAACCGGTCGGCAGCGGCCCACTCCAGTTCGACTACTGGGAGAAGGGGAGCGAACTGAGCCTCACGAAGTACGAAGACCACTGGCGACCCGTCAAATTCGACCGCAGAATCTGGCGCATCATTCCGGAAAGCTCGACGGTCTGGTCGCTGTTGAAGCAAGGAGAGCTAAACTACCTGCCGTACACCCGCATCGGCAAACAACTCAACGACAACCAAGACGCGGGCAACATCGGCGTGAAATCCGCGCCCGGCGACGGCTGGTGGCATTTCAGCCAGAACACCCGTAAGGAAGGGTTGGACGACAAAGCTGTCCGACAGGCCGCAGTTCACGCGCTGCCGAAGCAAGCCATCAATCAGCAGATTATGTACGGCTTCGCGGAGGAGGGCTGGAACCTCATCGGCGAATCCTTCGGAAAGTTCAGCAACCCGGACGTGCCAAAATACCAAGAACAGGACGGCATCGCCGCCGGACAGCAGGTGCTCGAAGACGCCGGATACAGCATCGAAAACGGACGGGTTCAGGCGAAGGGGTCATCAGAGTAA